The following are encoded in a window of Leptodactylus fuscus isolate aLepFus1 chromosome 9, aLepFus1.hap2, whole genome shotgun sequence genomic DNA:
- the TTC39A gene encoding tetratricopeptide repeat protein 39A isoform X2: MVSFIKGGIKVRNSYQTYKELDTLQKCANYIKGENHCHFEGGVKLGVGAFNLTLSMLPTRILRLLEFVGFSGNKDYGLTQLQEGAANHSFRALLCTLLLLCYHTFLSFVLGTGKGNIEEAEKLLEPYLKRYPKGAIFLFFAGRIEEIKGNIDLAIQRFEECCEAQQNWKQFHHMCYWQLMWCFTYKQQWKMAYFYADLLSKESSWSKATYVYMKAAYLSMFKEEDTKPFGEDEKKLFRQVPSLKVKIAGKSLPTEKFAIRKSRRYEAQNPVLLPVPPLEMMYIWNGYAVIGKQKDLTEKMLDTLCQAERHLEARREGSTEPDFQMDDQCLVNLLKGLCFKYLEEIDKAENCFLYVSANEKKIKYDNYLVPNALLELALLYLHTDRREEAIKLLENAKQSYKNYSMESRTHFRIQDALLQAKSIPNGC, translated from the exons ATGGTCAGCTTCATCAAGGGAGGAATCAAGGTCAGGAACAGCTATCAGACGTATAA GGAGTTGGATACTCTGCAGAAATGTGCCAATTACATAAAAGGAGAAAATCATTGTCACTTTGAAGGTGGAGTGAAGCTGGGTGTTGGAGCATTTAATCTG ACGCTATCAATGTTGCCCACCAGGATATTGCGGCTCTTAGAATTTGTTGGATTCTCTGGTAACAAG GATTATGGACTGACGCAGCTCCAGGAGGGGGCAGCAAACCACAGTTTTCGCGCCTTGCTGTGCACGCTCCTTCTGCTGTGCTACCACACGTTCCTGAGCTTTGTGCTGG GGACAGGCAAAGGAAACATCGAAGAAGCAGAGAAGTTGCTGGAACCGTATTTAAAGCGCTATCCCAAG GGCGCCATATTCCTGTTCTTTGCTGGAAGGATTGAAGAAATTAAAGGCAATATTGACCTG GCTATCCAGAGGTTTGAGGAATGTTGTGAAGCTCAACAAAACTGGAAGCAGTTCCATCATATGTGTTACTGGCAGCTCATGTGGTGCTTCACCTACAAGCAGCAGTGGAAGATGGCCTATTTTTATGCTGATCTCCTCAGCAAGGAAAGCTCTTGGTCAAAG GCTACATACGTGTACATGAAAGCCGCTTATCTCAGCATGTTTAAGGAAGAAGACACAAAGCCTTTTGGAGAGGACGAAAAGAAACTTTTTAG GCAGGTGCCGAGCTTAAAGGTCAAAATAGCCGGAAAATCTCTCCCAACCGAAAAATTTGCTATAAGAAAATCTCGGAGATACGAAGCCCAGAATCCTGTGCTGTTACCCGTCCCTCCCCTG gagatgatgtacatctggAATGGATATGCTGTTATTGGAAAGCAGAAGGACCTCACAGAAAAGATGCTAGATACATTGTGCCAAGCCGAGCGGCATCTGGAAGCAAGACGGGAAGGATCTACAG AGCCCGACTTTCAGATGGACGATCAATGTCTGGTGAATCTGCTAAAAGGCCTTTGCTTCAAGTATCTGGAGGAGATCGACAAGGCCGAGAActgcttcttatacgtctctgcAAA TGAGAAGAAGATTAAATATGACAACTACCTGGTCCCCAACGCCCTGCTGGAGCTGGCGCTGTTGTATCTTCACACAGACAGGAGGGAAGAAGCCATTAAACTACTTGAAAATGCAAA ACAAAGTTACAAGAATTATTCCATGGAGTCTCGGACGCACTTCAGAATCCAGGACGCTTTACTACAAGCCAAATCCATCCCAAATGGCTGCTGA